CGTGGCCCGCGGCACGTGGGTGCTGTCGGTCGACGACCGGGGGTGACGCGGTGGCCGACGGGTGGGACTTCTTCGTCTCCTACACGCGGGACGACCGGGCGTGGGCGGAGTGGATCGCGTGGGAGCTGGAGGAGGCCGGTCACCGGGTGCTGGTCCAGGCGTGGGACATCGTGCCGGGCAGCAACTGGGTCGCCGCCATGCAGGACGGCGTGCGGGGGGCCGCGCGGACGGTCGCGGTGCTGTCGTCGGCGTACCTGGGGTCGGTGTACGGGGCGGCGGAGTGGCAGGCCGCGTGGCGTGACGACCCGCTGGGCGCCGAGCGCAAGCTGCTGGTGTTCCGGGTGGAGGACTGCGAGCGGCCGGGTCTGCTGGGGTCGGTGGTGTCGGACGACCTGTTCGACCTGCCGGTGGAGGAGGCGCGCGGGCGGTTGCTCGCGGCGGCGCGGGGCGGCCGGCGCAAGCCCGCGACCGCGCCGGGCTTCCCGGGGACTCGGGCGGCGCGGGAGGAGCGCCGGTACCCGGGAGGTCCTGCGCGGACTTCCCCGGCTGCCGGGTCGAGCGGGTCGGGCGGGCCGGCCGAATCAAGCGAGCCGGCCGGGTCGGGCGAGCCGGCCGGGCCGGGCGGGGTGCCGAGGTCGGGCGGGGTGACCGGGTCGGGCGGGGTAGCCGGGTCGGGCGGGTTCGCGGCGAAGACGTCGGGCGACCCGGTCACCGTGCTCGCCGTGGCGACCGAGTGGGCGTCCAACCGCGGCGGCCTGAGCACGTTCAACCGCAGGCTCTGCACCGCGCTCGCCGCCGAGGGGGCCAGGGTGTTCTGCACCGCGCCGGACGCCTCGGAGCAGGAGCGGCAGGAGGCGGCGGCGGTCGGGGTGACGCTGGTCCGGCCGGCGCGGGCGTGGCGCGGACCCGCGCACGAGGCCGTCGCGCGCAAGCCGGAGCTGCCGCCGGGGGTCGTGCCGGACCTCGTCATCGGCCACGGCCGGATCACCGGTCACGCGGCGGACGCCCTGCTCGACCACTTCCCCGGCGCGCGCCGGGTGCACTTCGTCCACATGGCGCCGGACGAGATCGAGTGGTTCAAGCCGGACCGCGACGACGTCGGCGTGGTCGCCGAGCAGCGCCACCAGGAGGAGCTGGACCTGGGTGTCGGCGCGCACCTCGTGGCGGCCGTCGGGCCGCGGCTGTTCGAGCGGTACGCGCGGGACCTCTCGTTCGACGACACCGTGCCGGTGGTCCGGGTCGACCCCGGTTTCGACGTGGCCGAGCCGGGCGCCCGCCGCCCGCCGCCGGGTGCGCCGTGGTCGGTCCTGCTGTTCGGCCGCGCCGAGGACGCCGAGCTGAAGGGCCTGGACATCGCCGCGCGCGCGGTGGCGCTGGCGGCGCGCGACCGCGGCCCGAACGCGGCGGCGCTGGAGCTGAAGGTGCGCGGCGCGCCGGAGAACTCCTCCGCCCGGCTGCGCGCGGACCTGGTCCGGTGGGCCGACGACCCGACCGCGCGACCGCTCGTCCGGTCCTACTCGACCGACAGCGTGGCGCTGGCCAACGACCTGCGCACCGCCAGCCTGGTGCTGGTGCCGTCCCGCGCCGAGGGCTTCGGCCTCACCGGCGTGGAGGCGATCACCGCGGGCACGCCCGTCCTGGTGAGCGCGGAGAGCGGGTTGGGGCTGCTGCTGCGCGAACTCCTCGGACCCGAGGTGGCCGCGCGTCACGTCGTCCCCGTGACGGGTTCCCGCGAGGACGACGCGATCGTGTGGAAGAACGCCATCACCGCGACGCTGCGCAACCGCGAGGCGGCGTTCGAGGACGCGGCCCGGCTGCGCGACCACCTGGCCCGGGAGCGGACCTGGGCGGACGCCGCCCGCGCGCTGCTCGCCCGGTGACGCCCGCCGACCACCGGCCTACGGGTCGAGCTCCCGCGCGACCGCGCGCACCACGTCGGCGATCAGCTTGGTGTTCTTGCGCTCCGGGTACCGGCCGCGGCGCAGCTCGGGCTGCACCTTGACCTCCAGCAGCTTGATCATGTCCTCGATCAGGCCGTGCAGCTCCTCCGCGGGTCGGCGGCGGGCCTCCGCCACCGACGGCGCCGGGTCGATCAGCCGCACCGACAGCGCCTGCGGGCCGCGCCTGCCCTCGGCCATGCCGAACTCGATCCGCTGACCGGCTTTCAGGCCCTCGACCCCCGGAGGCAGCGCGGACTTCCGCACGTAGACGTCTTCGCCGCCGTCCTGTGTGACGAAGCCGAAGCCCTTCTCCGAGTCGTACCACTTGACCTTGCCGGTCGGCACCGTTCTCACCAATCCTTAAGGGATCACACGACGAACGCGCCCGGGGCGTGCCCAGGGCGCGTCCCACCAGACTAGCGAGAAGACCACCGCCGGGGCACCTCCGATCGCGCGACTACGATCGCCCCATGTCGTCCCGGAAGCTGATGCCGCTGGCAGTGGCAGTGTTCGCCCTCGGCGTGGCCGCCATCGTCGCGATGTTCGTCGCGGGCGAACCCGGCCTGCCCGCCTGGGTGTTCGCCGCCGGCTGGCTGCTCGCGCCCGCGGGCCTCGCGCTGGGCGTGGTCAGCGCGGTGCGGGGTTCCCGACCCCGGCGGTGAGCCGGTCCGCGTTCGCCCGCAACCAGTCGGGGAACCCGGTCAGGTCCGGCAGCACCACGTCCGCGCCCTCGGCGGCCAGCTCGTCGGCGCCGCACGGCCCGGTCACCACGGCCACCGACACCGCGCCGGCCGCGTTCGCGCCGCGCACGTCGCCCACGTGGTCGCCCACGTAGACCGCCGCGCCGTGCGCCTTCAGCGCCTCGGCCTTGCCGGTCGACCACAGCTCGCCGAACAGGTGGTCCACCTCCCAGCCGAACGCGGCCAGGTGCAGCGCCGCGTTGGCCCGGTACTTGCCGGTCACCACGAGCGTCGTGCCGCCCAGCTCGCGCACCGCGGCAAGCGCTTGCGACGCGCCCGGCAGGGCGACCGTGGCCGGGATGACGACCTCCGGGTACAGCGCCCGGAACCGGGTGATCAGGTCCGGGATCTCCGCCTCGGGCACGCCGAAGCCGCGGTAGACCATGTCCAGCGGCGGGCCGAGGTTCGCCGCGAAGTGCGCGCCGTCCAGCGGGTAGCCGCTCTCCGCCGCCACCGCGTCCATCACCGCGGCCATGCCCGGTCGCGGGTCGATCAGCGTCATGTCCAGGTCGAAACCCACGGTCAGCGGCACGGTTCGCACCCTATGCCGTGTGCCAAGCTTTGTGCCGTGACGGAACTCACCAGGGGCCTGCTCGAAGCGGCCGTGGAGCTGGTGGCGGCACACGGCTCGCGCGGCCTGCGCATGGCGGAGGTCGCCGCCAGGGCCGGCGTGAGCAGGCAGACCGTCTACAACGAGTTCGGCAACAAGGAGCGCCTCGTGCAGGCCGTGGCGCTGTACAAGACGGCCGAGTTCGTGGACGGCGTGCGGGAGCGGCTGCTCGGCTCGCCCGACCCGGTCGAGGGCCTGCGGCGCGGCATCGCGTTCGCGTTCGACCTGGCCGCCCGGGACCCGCTGGCCAAGTCGGTGCTGACCGGGGCGAACGCCGAGGACATGCTGCCGCTACTCACGACCAGGGGGAAACCGGTGCTGGCGCTGGCCACCTCGGTGTTCGCCCAGCACGTCCGCGGGCACTGGCCCGAGCTGCCCGACGCGCGCGTGCACCTGATCGCGGACACGATCGTGCGGGTGGCGATGAGCCACCTGCTCACGCCGGGCAACCGCCGCGTCGAGGCCGTGGTGCGCGTGACGGAAGCCCTGCTGCCGGACCGACCGGACCGACCGGGCTGATCGCGCCCGGCAGCCCAGAGGTCAGGCCGTGACGCCGTCGTAGGTCAGGCCGACCTGCTCGGCGGCCCTGGTGAGGGTGCGCAGGATCGCCAGCGACTCGGCGGGCCGCATGGCCGGGCTCTCGGTCTCGCCCGCCCGCACCCGGCCCACCACCTCGCGCAGCTGGGGCACGTAACCGGCGCCCTCCTGCTCGTGGGTGTGCTCCACGCCGTTCACGACGATCCGGCTCGGGTTGTACAGCGCCTCCGGCAGCTCGACCAGGCCGCTGGTCCCGTACACGACCGCGTTCGACTTCAGCGGGCTCACCAGCGACGACCCCAGCAGCGCGTGCGCGCCGCCCGGGTAGCCGAGGAGCACGCCCAGCTCGGCGTCCACGCCGTCGACCAGCCGGCCGTGCGCGGCGACCGACTCCGGCTCGCCGAGCAGCAGGTGGGCGAACGACACCGGGTAGATGCCCAGGTCGAACAGCGAGCCGCCGCCGAGGGCCCGGTTCCACAGCCGGTGCGCCGGGTCGTGCTCCAGGGTGAAGCCGAAGTCGGCCCGGACCGACCGGACCTCGCCGATCGCGCCTTCCGCGATCAGCTCGGTCATCCGCACGATCAGCGGGTTGAACCGGGTCCAGATGGCCTCCATGAAGAACAGGCCGCGCTCGCGCGCCAGGTCCACCACGTCCTGGAGGTCCGGCAGGGTGAGCGTGGCGGGCTTCTCGCACAGCACGTGCTTGCCCGCCTCCAGCGCCGCCCGGGTCACCGCGTGGTGCTGGACGTGCGGCGTCGCCACGTAGACCACGTCGACGTCCGGGTCGGCCAGCAGGTCGGCGTAGTCGCCGTAGGCGCGCGGGATCGCGTGCTTGGCCGCGAAGGTCTCGGCCTTGGGCAGCGAGCGCGACGACACCGCGAGCACTTCGACGTCGGGCAGCAGGCGGAGGTCACCGGTGACGACGTCGGCGATGCCGCCCGTCGCCACGACGCCCCAGCGGAGTTTGTTCGGCACGGGACGGGAGCTTAATCGGGCAAGATGGGAACGTGAGGCTCATCCTGAACCTGATCTGGCTGGTCCTGAGCGGCTTCTGGCTGGCCGTCGGGTACGCGGTCGCCGGCGTGGTGTGCTGCGTGCTCATCATCACCATCCCGTGGGGGCTGGCGTCGTTCCGCATCGCCAACTACGCGCTGTGGCCGTTCGGGCGCACGGTGGTGGACCGGCCGGGAGCGGGCGCGCCGTCCCTGCTGGGCAACGTGGTGTGGGTCCTGGTGGCCGGGATCTGGCTGGCCATCGGCCACCTCGTCACCGGCGCGCTGCTGTGCGTGACGATCATCGGCATCCCGCTGGGCGTGGCGAACTTCAAGATGGTGCCGGTGTCGCTGATGCCGCTGGGCAAGGAGATCGTGGACGCGCCCTGAGCTAGTCCGCTTCGGACTGGTCGGCTTCGGACTGGTCGGTCTCGGGCCGGCCGGTTTCAGGCTGGTCGGCTTCCGGCTGGTCCGCGTCGAGTCGCACCACCAGGCAGGGGCCGCCGCTGTACAGGCCCGCGTCGACGGCGAGCACCCTGCCGTCGGCGTACCGCAGCGGGCCGTCGATCTCCGCCGGCGGCACGCCGAGCTGGTCGGCGATGACGCTGTGCCCGTGCACCACCTCGTGGCCGCCGAGCAAATCCAGCAGCTCGGCCGCCACCGCCGCGCCGTCCGGGCCGCGGAACGCGTAGCGGGTGGTCATCTTGCGCCAGCACTCCCACCACTGCTCCAGGTCGTCGCCCGCCAGCAGGTCGCGGACGGCCCCGTTGACCTGGTCGATCGTGGCGCCCCACTCCAGGTAGGCGAGGGTGTCGGAGTGCATCAGCAGGTGGCCGTCGACCTCGGTGAGCACCGGGCGGGTGGTCAGCCAGTGGATGTGGGCGTCGGTGAGGCGGTCCTGGTCGCTGCGCAGGCCGCCGTTGAGCAGCCAGCTGCGGGCGAAGCTGCGCGGCGTGGGCGCGCCGGGGACGTTCCGGTCGCCGAACCGGTGCATGCCGAGCAGCAGCACCTCGTGGTTGCCGACGAGGGCGTTCACCTGCCCGCCGCTCTGCTCGGCGAGCCGCATCACGAACTCGATCACGCCGATGCCGTCCGGGCCGCGGTCGACGAAGTCGCCGAGGAACCACAGCTCCGCGTCGCCGCCGGACCAGTCGCCGTCGGCGTCGACCAGGCCCGAGGCGTGCAGGGCGCGGGTCAGCTCGGCGAGGTGCCCGTGCACGTCGCCAACCACGAAGAGCGGTCGTTCCACAGTGCGACGATAAGCGACGTGGGGGTGTGGTGCGCAAAAGTCGATCAGCGGTCCACCTCCGGCGCTTCGGCCGAGACCCGACCGGCGTACCCCGGCCGGGTGAGAGCGGGGTGTTCCGGCCGCCACGCCGCCCCCGCTCCGGTCACGACGCCACCGCCACCGCCACCGCCACTGGCACTGGCACTGGCACCACCACTGCCACCGCCGCACCCAGGCTTCGACCGGACCGCCGCCGCCCTCGACCACCGCCCGCCGCATCCGCGCCAGGTCCGACCAGGCCACCCCGCCGGGCCCTGGTCCAGCCGGACTGCCACCGCCATGCCAAGGCCCGGCCGAACCGCCACCGCCGCACCCGGGCCCAACCGGACCGCCACCGCCGCGCCGGGTCCGGCCGGGCCACCACCGCCGCACCCGGCTCGGCCGAGATCCGGTCGGGTCGACAGCTCCCACCGCCACCTCAAGCACCACCGACCCAAGCACCACCGCCCCGACCACCGCCCGCGTCAGCTCAGGTTCGGCCAGGCCAGCAGCGCCTCCGCCACCGCCGCGTCCCCCGTCACCGCACTCCCCGCGGCCACCATGTCCGCCAACGCCAGCCGCCGCCACAACAAGAGGTACAGCTGCTCCGCCGTGCCGCTCACCCGGACGTCCGCCGCGCCCTCGGCGAGCCGGCGCGGCTTGGTCGAGCCGTCCGTCCCCAGCAGCCACCGGCCGCCGGTGTCGGTCGCCGCCAGCTCCAGCACCGCGGGCCCGCCCTCCCACTCCCGGCCGTGCAGGAACCGCAGCAGGAACTCGTCCACCCCGTCCGCCGCCAGCTCGGCCGGGATCGACTTCACCGCGCCGGTGGCCCGCTGCGCGTCCCAGCAGTGCACGACCGCCTCGTGCGCCTGCCGCGACGCCAGCGCCGCCGACGTGTCCCGCTCCGCGTCGTTCCACCACACCCACACCGGCGCGTCCGGCCCCTCGGTGCGCAGGTGCTCCCGGTGCACGGCGGCGTAGCGGGCGCTGATCTCCCGCCACCCCTCGACCCGGTCCGGCCCGGTGTCGGCGGCCCGCCGCGCCGCCTCCTCGTCCGGGTACGCGCCCCGCGCCAGCACGACCGACGTCCACCACGCCTGCACCTCGGCCAGGTGCGCCACCAGGTCGTCCACCGTCCACCCCGGACAGGTGGGCACCGGCGCGGCCAGGTTGCCCGCCACCGCCTCGGTGAAGGCCGCGCTGTACTCCTCGACGACTGCCAGGTGATCGGTGCCCATGGCCGGCGACGTTAGCCCGGGGGTCCGACAATTCCGGTGTCGTCGCTGGTCAGCTCAGCTCTCCGGCGCCCTCGGGGAACGGGTCGGCCGAGTGGCCGACCAGGTCGGCGATCGACTTGACCACCCGGGTCGGCCGGTACGGGTACAGCTCGGCCGTCGACTCCGCCGAGATGCCGGTGAGCACCAGGATCGTCCGCAGCCCGGCCTCCAGGCCGGACCGCACGTCGGTGTCCATCCGGTCGCCGATCATCAGCGTGTTCTCCGAGTGGGCGCCCAGGGCGCGCAGCGCGGACCTCATCATCAACGGGTTCGGCTTGCCCACGTAATAAGGAGCGCGGCCGGTGGCGCGCTCGATCAGCGCGGCGATCGAGCCGGTGGCGGGCAGCGAGCCCTCGCGGGACGGGCCGGTGGCGTCCGGGTTGGTCGCGATGAACCGCGCGCCCTCCTCCACCAGCCGGATGGCCTTGGTGATCGCGGTGAAGCTGTAGGTGCGGGTCTCGCCGAGCACCACGTAGTCGGGATCGCGGTCGGTCAGCACGTAGCCGATCTCGTGCAGCGCCGTGGTCAGGCCCGCCTCGCCGATCACGAACGCCGAGCCGCCCGGCCGCTGCGAGTCGAGGAACTTCGCGGTGGCCAGCGCCGAGGTCCAGATCGCCGCCTCCGGCACCTCCAGCCCGGTGCGGGACAGCCGGGCCCGCAGGTCGCGCTGGGTGTAGATGGAGTTGTTCGTGAGGACCATGAACGGGATGGAGTTCGCGGTCAGTTCGGCGACGAACTCGCCCGACCCCGGGATGGGGTGCTCCTCGTGCACGAGCACGCCGTCCATGTCCATCAGGTAGTTCCACTGAGCGGCCATGGCGGACATGCTGCCGGCTCAGGCCTCGATCACGCGCCGCCGGAACGTCTCGATGAGCGCCTGGTTGTAGCGCTCCAGCACGTCGCGCTCCTCGGGCGTGAAACCGGCCAGCACCTCGCGCAACGTGTCCAGCGCGCCGACGAACAGGTCCGCGACCGCGCCCTCGTCGTCCACTGTGACCTCGACCAGCACCTTGCGCCGGTCGTGCGGGTCGCGGACCCGGCGCACGTACCCGGCCCGTTCGAGGCGGTCGATCACGCCGGTCACCGCGCCGGTGGACAGGCCGGACAGCTCGGCGATCCGGCCGGCGGTGATCGGGCCCTCCGCGCGCATCGCCAGGTCCAGGCACTTCTCGTCGGTCGGCGACAGCCCCATCCGCTCCGCCACCCGGCTGTGGAACAGGACGGTGAGCGCGCTGCTCTCCCGTGCGTAGGCGCTGAACCGCTCCAGCACGTCGGCGGGGACCTCGTGCTCACTCGTCATGTCAGGCAACTTAGCGCCCGGACGGGCGGGATCGGCATCATCGTCCGTTTCGGCGCAGCCCGACGTCCCACGTTCGCGCGAGCACCCACAAGTGTCGGCCGATTACCCTGGTCGGGGTGACAGCTGTCGAGTTGGGGCTACCCGTCGTGCGCGGCAACCCGGACACCTCCGAGCGTCCGGACTCGCCGCTGCTGGTGGACCGGTTCGGCCGGACCGCCACCGACCTGCGCGTGTCGTTGACCGACCGCTGCAACCTGCGCTGCACCTACTGCATGCCCGCGGAGGGGCTGGCCTGGCTGCCGAAGCCGGACCTGCTCACCGACGCCGAGCTGACCCGGCTCATCGGCGTCGCGGTGACCCGCCTCGGCGTGACCGACGTCCGGTTCACCGGGGGCGAGCCGCTGCTGCGCCCCGGGCTGGACGACGTGATCGCGGCGACCACCGCGCTGCGGCCCCGGCCGCGCGTCTCGATGACCACGAACGGGTTGACCTTGGCGCGGCGGGCGGCCGGGTTGGTGGCCGCGGGCCTCGACCGGGTGAACGTCTCGCTGGACACCCTCGACCCGAAGCGGTTCCACGAGCTGACCCGGCGGGACCGGTTGGGTGACGTGTTCGAGGGCCTGGCGGCGGCCCGGGAGGCCGGGCTGGCGCCGGTCAAGGTGAACACGGTGCTGATGCGCGGCGTGAACGAGGACGAGGCCGTGCCGCTGCTGCGCCACTGCCTGGAGCACGGCTACCAGCTGCGGTTCATCGAGCAGATGCCGCTGGACGCGCAGCACGCGTGGAACCGGGCCGACATGGTGACCGCCGAGGAGATCCTGGCCGCCCTGCGCGCCGAGTTCACCCTCACCCCCGAGCCGGGTGAGCGGGGTGGCGCGCCGGCCGAGCGGTGGCTGGTGGACGGCGGTCCGGCCGTGGTCGGCGTGATCGCGTCGGTGACCCGGCCGTTCTGCGCGGCGTGCGACCGGACCCGGCTCACCGCCGACGGCCAGCTGCGGAACTGCCTGTTCAGCCAGTCCGAGACGGACCTGCGGGCGCTGCTGCGCGGTGGCGCCGAGGACGAGGAGATCGCCGCGGTGTGGCGCGGCAACTCGTGGGCCAAGGCGGCCGGGCACGGCATCAACACGGCCGGGTTCAGCCAGCCCGACCGGCCCATGAGCGCGATCGGAGGGTGAGTTGCGGCTGACGGTGCGGTACTTCGCGGGCGCGCGGGCGGCGGTGGGCGTCGCCGACGAGAGCTTCGAGCTGGCCGACGCGGCCACGGTGGGTGTCGCGATCGAGGCGGTCCGGCAGCGGCACGGCGACCGGGTGGCCCGCGTGCTGCCCGCGTGCAGCTACTTGTTGGACGGCGTGGCGGTCAGGAACCACGACACGCTCGTGTTGCCTGGGTCACAACTCGATGTGTTGCCACCCTTCGCCGGCGGATGAGCCTTCTCCACCCTTGCGGATTAATACGTGAGCTAGACCTCACTTAAAGTGATTGATCTCGGTGAATCTCGGAACGGAAACAGACCGATAACGGTGCCCTGAGCTGGCTAAACGCAAGGGTCGGGGTGTCACTCTCCCGCGTTACAGTGACGTGCATCACACGTCAGATCATTTGGCGCGGCGCTCCCGGTTACGTACCGTCGCTTCTCGGTTGGCCCCGACCGACCGAGAGCACGACCGGGACGCCCCGCACCGAACCTGTCCAACGGCGGCCCGGAACACCCCCCGAGCGAGAGACACCCACCGGACAGGGCGAAGCCGAGCGGCGTACCGGGACCCGAACCCGAGCCGCTTGGGCAGGTGCGGGTGGACGAGAGGGAAATGGCTTCTTACCGAGGCAAGCACCGCCCGACCACCAGTGCCACCGCCCGGAGCATCGCGAAGGTCGCCGTCGCCGGCGTCATCGTCGGCGCCCCGCTGGCCATGGCCGCCGGGACCGCGAACGCGCAGGGCTCCGGCGTCAACTGGGACGCGGTCGCCGCGTGCGAGAGTGGCGGCAACTGGAGCATCAACACCGGCAACGGCTACTACGGCGGCCTGCAGTTCCTGCCGTCCACGTGGACGTCGCACGGTGGCACTGGAATGCCCCACCAGGCTTCCCGCGAGGAGCAGATCCGCGTGGCCGAGAACGTGCTGCAGACCCAGGGCATCGGCGCCTGGCCCGTCTGCGGCCCCAAGGGCCTGGGTGGCGCCCCCGCGCCCGCGCAGGCCAAGCCGGCCCCCGTGCAGCAGGCCGCCCCGAGGCAGCAGTCGGCCCCGGTCCAGCAGCAGGCCGCCCCGGTCCAGCAGGCGCCCGCGCCCGTCGTCCTGGCGCTGCCGTCGAGCAACCCGAACGGCGACTACGAGATCAAGGCGGGCGACAGCCTGTCGAAGATCGCGGAGGAGCTGAAGGTCGAGGGTGGTTGGGCCAAGCTGCACGAGCTCAACAAGGAGTTCATCCCGAACGCCGACCTGATCCTGCCGGGTCAGAAGATCGCCACCAAGTGACGGTCGCCGGCTCGCGCCGGCTCCGCACGACGGCACCGGACCCCGGACCGCCCCCCTCGGCGGTCCGGGGTCCAGCCCCGTTCCAGGCCCGTCTCAGGGCATGTTGACCCACTCGTCGGCGCCGTCGGTGAACACCTGCCGCTTCCACACCGGGAGCCGCCGCTTCACCTCGTCCACGAGCTCCGAGCACACCGCGAACGCCTCGCCCCGGTGCTCGGCGGACACCGCGCAGGCCAGCGCCACGTCGCCGATCGCCAGCGGGCCGACCCGGTGCGACACGGCCACGGCGCGCACGCCGTCGAACCGGCCGACCACCTCGGCCACCACCTCGGCCACCACCTGGGCCGCCGTCGGGTGGCCGACGTACTCCAGCTCGCGCACCGAGCGGCCGTGGTCGTGGTCGCGCACCACCCCGGCGAACGTCACCACCGCCCCCGCCGCCGCGTGCTCCACCAGCTTCGCGTGCTCGTCCACCGACAGCGGCTGATCGCTGACGGTCGCGCGCAGGACCTCGGTCATGCGTGGTCACCTCCGGACACCTGGTCGACGGCGTGCTCCAGCACCGTCGCGAGCACGTCCAGCCCGTCGCGCACCCCGCCGGTCGAGCCGGGCAGGTTCACCACGAGCGTGCGGCCCGCGACCCCCGCGACACCGCGCGACAGCACGGAGCCGGGCACGCGCGGCCAGCCCGACAGGCGGATGGCGTCGGCCAGGCCGGGCACCTCGAAGTCGAGCACCGACCTGGTGGCCTCCGGGGTGCGGTCCGTGGGGCTGATCCCGGTGCCGCCGGTCGTGATGACGACCGAGACGCCGTCCGCCACGGCCGCCCGCAGCGCCTCGGCCACCGGCTCGCCGTCCGGCGCCACGACCGGGTCGGGCACGTCGTAGGAGCGCTCGCGGAGCCAGGCGACCACGATCGGGCCGCCGCGATCGGCGTACACGCCCGCCGCCGCCCGGTTCGACGCGGTGATCACGCGGGCCGTCCTGGGTGCGGGTGGCGAGGTGGCGGGGGCGGACCGGGCGGCAGCGGGCTCGGCAGGCTCGGCGGCGGCGGGCTGGGGGGTGTCGGTGGTCACG
This genomic window from Saccharothrix sp. HUAS TT1 contains:
- a CDS encoding TIR domain-containing protein translates to MADGWDFFVSYTRDDRAWAEWIAWELEEAGHRVLVQAWDIVPGSNWVAAMQDGVRGAARTVAVLSSAYLGSVYGAAEWQAAWRDDPLGAERKLLVFRVEDCERPGLLGSVVSDDLFDLPVEEARGRLLAAARGGRRKPATAPGFPGTRAAREERRYPGGPARTSPAAGSSGSGGPAESSEPAGSGEPAGPGGVPRSGGVTGSGGVAGSGGFAAKTSGDPVTVLAVATEWASNRGGLSTFNRRLCTALAAEGARVFCTAPDASEQERQEAAAVGVTLVRPARAWRGPAHEAVARKPELPPGVVPDLVIGHGRITGHAADALLDHFPGARRVHFVHMAPDEIEWFKPDRDDVGVVAEQRHQEELDLGVGAHLVAAVGPRLFERYARDLSFDDTVPVVRVDPGFDVAEPGARRPPPGAPWSVLLFGRAEDAELKGLDIAARAVALAARDRGPNAAALELKVRGAPENSSARLRADLVRWADDPTARPLVRSYSTDSVALANDLRTASLVLVPSRAEGFGLTGVEAITAGTPVLVSAESGLGLLLRELLGPEVAARHVVPVTGSREDDAIVWKNAITATLRNREAAFEDAARLRDHLARERTWADAARALLAR
- a CDS encoding cold-shock protein is translated as MPTGKVKWYDSEKGFGFVTQDGGEDVYVRKSALPPGVEGLKAGQRIEFGMAEGRRGPQALSVRLIDPAPSVAEARRRPAEELHGLIEDMIKLLEVKVQPELRRGRYPERKNTKLIADVVRAVARELDP
- a CDS encoding HAD family hydrolase, giving the protein MPLTVGFDLDMTLIDPRPGMAAVMDAVAAESGYPLDGAHFAANLGPPLDMVYRGFGVPEAEIPDLITRFRALYPEVVIPATVALPGASQALAAVRELGGTTLVVTGKYRANAALHLAAFGWEVDHLFGELWSTGKAEALKAHGAAVYVGDHVGDVRGANAAGAVSVAVVTGPCGADELAAEGADVVLPDLTGFPDWLRANADRLTAGVGNPAPR
- a CDS encoding TetR family transcriptional regulator, producing the protein MTELTRGLLEAAVELVAAHGSRGLRMAEVAARAGVSRQTVYNEFGNKERLVQAVALYKTAEFVDGVRERLLGSPDPVEGLRRGIAFAFDLAARDPLAKSVLTGANAEDMLPLLTTRGKPVLALATSVFAQHVRGHWPELPDARVHLIADTIVRVAMSHLLTPGNRRVEAVVRVTEALLPDRPDRPG
- a CDS encoding Gfo/Idh/MocA family protein is translated as MPNKLRWGVVATGGIADVVTGDLRLLPDVEVLAVSSRSLPKAETFAAKHAIPRAYGDYADLLADPDVDVVYVATPHVQHHAVTRAALEAGKHVLCEKPATLTLPDLQDVVDLARERGLFFMEAIWTRFNPLIVRMTELIAEGAIGEVRSVRADFGFTLEHDPAHRLWNRALGGGSLFDLGIYPVSFAHLLLGEPESVAAHGRLVDGVDAELGVLLGYPGGAHALLGSSLVSPLKSNAVVYGTSGLVELPEALYNPSRIVVNGVEHTHEQEGAGYVPQLREVVGRVRAGETESPAMRPAESLAILRTLTRAAEQVGLTYDGVTA
- a CDS encoding YccF domain-containing protein, with protein sequence MRLILNLIWLVLSGFWLAVGYAVAGVVCCVLIITIPWGLASFRIANYALWPFGRTVVDRPGAGAPSLLGNVVWVLVAGIWLAIGHLVTGALLCVTIIGIPLGVANFKMVPVSLMPLGKEIVDAP
- a CDS encoding metallophosphoesterase, with the protein product MERPLFVVGDVHGHLAELTRALHASGLVDADGDWSGGDAELWFLGDFVDRGPDGIGVIEFVMRLAEQSGGQVNALVGNHEVLLLGMHRFGDRNVPGAPTPRSFARSWLLNGGLRSDQDRLTDAHIHWLTTRPVLTEVDGHLLMHSDTLAYLEWGATIDQVNGAVRDLLAGDDLEQWWECWRKMTTRYAFRGPDGAAVAAELLDLLGGHEVVHGHSVIADQLGVPPAEIDGPLRYADGRVLAVDAGLYSGGPCLVVRLDADQPEADQPETGRPETDQSEADQSEAD
- a CDS encoding maleylpyruvate isomerase family mycothiol-dependent enzyme, producing MGTDHLAVVEEYSAAFTEAVAGNLAAPVPTCPGWTVDDLVAHLAEVQAWWTSVVLARGAYPDEEAARRAADTGPDRVEGWREISARYAAVHREHLRTEGPDAPVWVWWNDAERDTSAALASRQAHEAVVHCWDAQRATGAVKSIPAELAADGVDEFLLRFLHGREWEGGPAVLELAATDTGGRWLLGTDGSTKPRRLAEGAADVRVSGTAEQLYLLLWRRLALADMVAAGSAVTGDAAVAEALLAWPNLS
- a CDS encoding HAD-IIA family hydrolase; the encoded protein is MAAQWNYLMDMDGVLVHEEHPIPGSGEFVAELTANSIPFMVLTNNSIYTQRDLRARLSRTGLEVPEAAIWTSALATAKFLDSQRPGGSAFVIGEAGLTTALHEIGYVLTDRDPDYVVLGETRTYSFTAITKAIRLVEEGARFIATNPDATGPSREGSLPATGSIAALIERATGRAPYYVGKPNPLMMRSALRALGAHSENTLMIGDRMDTDVRSGLEAGLRTILVLTGISAESTAELYPYRPTRVVKSIADLVGHSADPFPEGAGELS
- a CDS encoding MarR family winged helix-turn-helix transcriptional regulator, producing MTSEHEVPADVLERFSAYARESSALTVLFHSRVAERMGLSPTDEKCLDLAMRAEGPITAGRIAELSGLSTGAVTGVIDRLERAGYVRRVRDPHDRRKVLVEVTVDDEGAVADLFVGALDTLREVLAGFTPEERDVLERYNQALIETFRRRVIEA
- the moaA gene encoding GTP 3',8-cyclase MoaA, whose translation is MTAVELGLPVVRGNPDTSERPDSPLLVDRFGRTATDLRVSLTDRCNLRCTYCMPAEGLAWLPKPDLLTDAELTRLIGVAVTRLGVTDVRFTGGEPLLRPGLDDVIAATTALRPRPRVSMTTNGLTLARRAAGLVAAGLDRVNVSLDTLDPKRFHELTRRDRLGDVFEGLAAAREAGLAPVKVNTVLMRGVNEDEAVPLLRHCLEHGYQLRFIEQMPLDAQHAWNRADMVTAEEILAALRAEFTLTPEPGERGGAPAERWLVDGGPAVVGVIASVTRPFCAACDRTRLTADGQLRNCLFSQSETDLRALLRGGAEDEEIAAVWRGNSWAKAAGHGINTAGFSQPDRPMSAIGG
- a CDS encoding MoaD/ThiS family protein, whose protein sequence is MRLTVRYFAGARAAVGVADESFELADAATVGVAIEAVRQRHGDRVARVLPACSYLLDGVAVRNHDTLVLPGSQLDVLPPFAGG